In Capillimicrobium parvum, a genomic segment contains:
- a CDS encoding TetR/AcrR family transcriptional regulator: MATPLRRRRERDIVDATRALFDERGMQDVAVEDIARLAGINKALIYRHFASKEELFVLTATRYLEELSASLHAIDPAAAPRERLVACAEHFTDYCLGHPAFLDCCISLMRRPSTELVEVVSEGVLLRLGLGMADCMGLLADVLRDGASRGAFTVDDPDLTANLMWTRALGSLHLARLGVGVSRVDGGLPRFFSVSGAQVRAACVADALATVGA; the protein is encoded by the coding sequence ATGGCCACCCCCCTGCGGCGCCGGCGCGAGCGCGACATCGTCGACGCGACGCGTGCGCTGTTCGACGAGCGGGGCATGCAGGACGTCGCGGTCGAGGACATCGCGCGGCTGGCCGGCATCAACAAGGCGCTGATCTACCGCCACTTCGCGTCCAAGGAGGAGCTGTTCGTCCTCACCGCGACGCGGTACCTCGAGGAGCTCTCGGCCTCGCTGCACGCGATCGACCCGGCGGCCGCGCCGCGCGAGCGCCTCGTCGCCTGCGCGGAGCACTTCACGGACTACTGCCTCGGGCATCCCGCGTTCCTGGACTGCTGCATCTCGCTCATGCGCCGCCCGTCGACCGAGCTGGTCGAGGTCGTCTCCGAGGGCGTGCTGCTGCGCCTGGGCCTCGGCATGGCCGACTGCATGGGCCTGCTGGCCGACGTCCTGCGCGACGGCGCCTCCCGGGGCGCCTTCACCGTCGACGACCCGGATCTCACCGCGAACCTCATGTGGACCCGCGCCCTCGGCAGCCTGCACCTCGCGCGCCTCGGCGTCGGCGTCAGCCGCGTCGATGGCGGCCTGCCGCGCTTCTTCTCCGTCAGCGGAGCCCAGGTCCGCGCCGCCTGCGTGGCCGACGCGCTCGCCACGGTGGGCGCGTGA
- a CDS encoding acyl-CoA dehydrogenase family protein, giving the protein MAATTDSPNATTPFSLDLSEDQRDIRSWVHGFAESVVRPAAAEWDEREETPWDIIREAAKIGLYSFEALAQFHADETGLTMPIANEELFWGDAGIGLAIMGTSLPVAAIFGQGTGEQIGEWIPRCFGTPDDPKVGSFCASEPDAGSDVSAIRTTARFDEAANEWVLNGQKAWATNGGIADVHVVVASVDRELGARGHAAFVISKEETKGIEQGAKVRKHGLRASHTADVHLDDCRIPAENVLGGKERLDERLARVREGGRAKSQAAMATFEATRPMVGAQALGIARAAYEYALEYAGERVQFGRPIVDNQAIAFTLADMKLELDAARLLVWRASWMARSGKTFENAEGSMSKLKAGEVAVWATERAIQILGGNGYTREFPVERWHRDAKIYTIFEGTSEIQRLVIARAISGRQIR; this is encoded by the coding sequence ATGGCCGCCACGACGGACTCCCCGAACGCGACCACCCCGTTCTCGCTCGATCTGAGCGAGGACCAGCGCGACATCCGGTCCTGGGTGCACGGCTTCGCCGAGTCCGTCGTCCGTCCCGCCGCCGCTGAGTGGGACGAGCGCGAGGAGACCCCCTGGGACATCATCAGGGAGGCCGCGAAGATCGGCCTGTACAGCTTCGAGGCGCTCGCGCAGTTTCACGCCGACGAGACCGGCCTGACGATGCCGATCGCCAACGAGGAGCTGTTCTGGGGCGACGCCGGGATCGGCCTGGCGATCATGGGGACGTCCCTGCCGGTCGCCGCCATCTTCGGCCAGGGCACCGGCGAGCAGATCGGCGAGTGGATCCCGCGCTGCTTCGGGACGCCCGACGATCCGAAGGTGGGCTCGTTCTGCGCGTCCGAGCCCGACGCCGGTTCCGACGTCTCGGCCATCCGCACGACGGCTCGCTTCGACGAGGCGGCGAACGAGTGGGTCCTCAACGGCCAGAAGGCGTGGGCGACGAACGGCGGCATCGCCGACGTGCACGTCGTCGTCGCCTCGGTCGACCGCGAGCTCGGCGCGCGCGGCCACGCCGCGTTCGTCATCTCCAAGGAGGAGACGAAGGGCATCGAGCAGGGCGCGAAGGTCCGCAAGCACGGCCTGCGCGCCTCGCACACCGCCGACGTCCACCTCGACGACTGCCGCATCCCGGCCGAGAACGTCCTCGGCGGAAAGGAGCGCCTCGACGAGCGGCTCGCGCGCGTCCGCGAGGGCGGCCGCGCGAAGTCGCAGGCAGCGATGGCCACGTTCGAGGCGACGCGGCCGATGGTGGGCGCGCAGGCGCTCGGCATCGCACGCGCGGCCTACGAGTACGCGCTCGAGTACGCGGGCGAGCGGGTGCAGTTCGGCCGCCCGATCGTCGACAACCAGGCGATCGCGTTCACGCTCGCCGACATGAAGCTCGAGCTCGACGCCGCGCGTCTGCTGGTGTGGCGCGCATCGTGGATGGCCCGCTCGGGCAAGACGTTCGAGAACGCCGAGGGCTCGATGAGCAAGCTCAAGGCCGGTGAGGTCGCGGTGTGGGCGACCGAGCGCGCGATCCAGATCCTCGGCGGCAACGGCTACACGCGGGAGTTCCCCGTGGAGCGCTGGCACCGCGACGCGAAGATCTACACGATCTTCGAGGGCACGTCGGAGATCCAGCGTCTGGTGATCGCCCGCGCGATCTCCGGTCGTCAGATTCGATAA
- a CDS encoding ATP-binding protein → MAARPRSLTVALPPVPESARRARRALVQGGLDPDLDHTVNLLTSEIVTNSVRHCRVPKEIRLEAVLDDGFARVAVIDQGPGFDPDVRHHANGFGLRLVDKLASRWGVDHDDDGTRVWFEVDRRRRRFDRRRGGR, encoded by the coding sequence ATGGCCGCCCGGCCTCGGTCGCTGACCGTCGCCCTCCCTCCTGTGCCGGAGTCGGCGCGACGGGCTCGGCGAGCACTGGTCCAAGGGGGCCTGGATCCGGACCTCGACCACACCGTCAACCTGCTCACCAGCGAGATCGTGACCAACAGCGTGCGGCACTGCCGCGTGCCGAAGGAGATCCGGCTCGAGGCCGTCCTGGACGACGGGTTCGCCCGCGTGGCGGTCATCGATCAGGGTCCCGGCTTCGATCCCGACGTGCGCCATCACGCCAACGGCTTCGGCCTGCGCCTCGTCGACAAGCTCGCCTCCCGCTGGGGCGTCGACCACGACGACGACGGCACACGCGTCTGGTTCGAGGTCGACCGCCGCCGTCGGCGCTTCGACCGCCGGCGCGGCGGGCGCTGA
- a CDS encoding right-handed parallel beta-helix repeat-containing protein: MRTLWPAAAVAALLLLPAAAGAHPERQVFFPDGSTGAVPEYRTTGPSKVVCKPDSAQRIRDEFDGGLEAKRLRQLARCSYHDIQAAVNAASSGDRILIMPGVYHEEPSLAQVDGSFDYDANQYDRAKDASPCRDMYQDIYDPVASGLAGNVRSDPVWVPTYEHHRSCPNHQNLIAIAGDDPADPDRVCDDKCNLQIEGMGRTRADVVISGSRRALNVIRADRADGIYLSHFTVELSDFNNIYVLETNGFRIEDVESRYSREYGVLSFTSDHGLYDNIESYGAGDSGVYPGSGPEGHCARYGIELRHIDSHDNTLGYSGTAGNGIWVHDSKFHHNATGLTTDSFAFGHPGMPQDCAKFERNEIYSNNNNVFDDQRDAYCRTANRPVQERDPTVVCPTFQAPVGTGIGIFGGNGNIVRDNWIYDNWRDGAKLLWVPANFRGESDPSKEVDTSFDNLYRDNHMGVRPDGTRDPNGNDFWWDEEGRGNCWMGNAGPGGAAPSSNVLLGLPGCPGAQVLLPGNPAKTASQATCSQWDPQDDLLDDPPGCDWFTTPKEPS; this comes from the coding sequence ATGCGCACGCTCTGGCCGGCCGCCGCCGTCGCGGCCCTCCTGCTGCTCCCGGCCGCCGCCGGGGCCCACCCCGAGCGCCAGGTCTTCTTCCCCGACGGCTCCACGGGCGCCGTCCCCGAGTACCGCACGACCGGCCCGTCGAAGGTCGTCTGCAAGCCCGACTCCGCCCAGCGGATCCGCGACGAGTTCGACGGCGGCCTCGAGGCCAAACGGCTGCGCCAGCTCGCCCGCTGCAGCTACCACGACATCCAGGCGGCGGTGAACGCGGCGAGCAGCGGCGACCGCATCCTCATCATGCCGGGCGTCTACCACGAGGAGCCCAGCCTCGCCCAGGTCGACGGCTCCTTCGACTATGACGCCAACCAGTACGACCGCGCCAAGGACGCGTCTCCCTGCCGGGACATGTACCAGGACATCTACGACCCGGTCGCCTCCGGCCTGGCCGGCAACGTCCGCAGCGATCCGGTGTGGGTGCCGACCTACGAGCACCACCGCAGCTGCCCGAACCACCAGAACCTCATCGCGATCGCCGGCGACGACCCGGCCGACCCCGACCGCGTCTGCGACGACAAGTGCAACCTGCAGATCGAGGGCATGGGGCGCACGCGCGCCGACGTCGTCATCTCCGGCTCGCGGCGCGCGCTGAACGTCATCCGCGCCGATCGCGCCGACGGCATCTACCTGAGCCACTTCACCGTCGAGCTGTCGGACTTCAACAACATCTACGTGCTCGAGACCAACGGCTTCCGCATCGAGGACGTCGAGTCGCGCTACTCGCGCGAGTACGGCGTGCTGTCGTTCACCTCCGACCACGGCCTGTACGACAACATCGAGTCCTACGGCGCCGGCGACTCCGGCGTGTACCCGGGCTCCGGTCCCGAGGGTCACTGCGCGCGCTACGGAATCGAGCTGCGCCACATCGACTCGCACGACAACACGCTCGGCTACTCCGGCACCGCCGGCAACGGCATCTGGGTCCACGACTCGAAGTTCCACCACAACGCGACCGGCCTGACGACCGACTCGTTCGCGTTCGGGCACCCGGGCATGCCGCAGGACTGCGCGAAGTTCGAGCGCAACGAGATCTACTCGAACAACAACAACGTCTTCGACGACCAGCGCGACGCGTACTGCAGGACTGCGAACCGCCCGGTGCAGGAGCGTGACCCGACGGTGGTCTGCCCGACGTTCCAGGCGCCGGTCGGCACCGGCATCGGCATCTTCGGCGGCAACGGCAACATCGTCCGCGACAACTGGATCTACGACAACTGGCGCGACGGGGCGAAGCTGCTCTGGGTGCCGGCGAACTTCCGCGGGGAGAGCGACCCGAGCAAGGAGGTCGACACCTCGTTCGACAACCTGTACCGCGACAACCACATGGGCGTGCGCCCCGACGGCACGCGCGACCCCAACGGCAACGACTTCTGGTGGGACGAGGAGGGCCGCGGCAACTGCTGGATGGGCAACGCCGGCCCCGGCGGGGCGGCGCCGTCGAGCAACGTGCTGCTGGGTCTGCCCGGCTGCCCCGGCGCGCAGGTCCTCCTGCCGGGCAACCCGGCGAAGACCGCCAGCCAGGCGACGTGCTCGCAGTGGGATCCGCAGGACGACCTGCTCGACGACCCGCCGGGCTGCGACTGGTTCACGACCCCGAAGGAGCCGTCGTGA
- the acnA gene encoding aconitate hydratase, whose protein sequence is MSDNSFGARDTLRVSDRDLEYFRLDALQSQYDVARLPFSLKILLENLLRTEGNGSVTKEDVEKIARWDAGAEPSQEIAFSPARVLLQDFTGVPCVVDLAAMRDAMADLGGDPAKINPLVPVELVIDHSVQVDSFGLADSFRINAEREFERNQERYAFLRWGQQAFENFAAVPPDTGIVHQVNIEYLARVVFEKDGVAYPDTLVGTDSHTTMVNGLGVLGWGVGGIEAEAAMLGQPMSMLLPQVIGFKLSGALPEGATATDLVLTVTQMLRAKGVVGRFVEFFGPGVSALPIADRATIGNMSPEFGSTCAIFPIDAETLRYLEFTGRPKQQLELVEAYSRAQGLWHDESTEEPSYTDMVELDLGEVVPSIAGPKRPQDRVALTEAQERFREALLEHAPEVMTMVDEASAESFPSSDPPATNGGGDHGDSAAPAGSPAGGSGVPTTLAGQKVPVRLADGVETDLEHGRVVIAAITSCTNTSNPSVMIGAGLLAKKAVEKGLQRKPWVKTSLAPGSKVVTEYYERSGLNEYLDELGFNLVGYGCTTCIGNSGPLPEEISAAVDEGDLAVVSVLSGNRNFEGRINPDVKMNYLASPPLVVAYALAGTMDIDLVNDPIGQDRNGDDVFLRDIWPSEHEVAETVQDAVQADMFRKSYGEVFEGDERWRSLEVPTGDRFAWDPDSTYVRRPTFFEGLTPDPAPLDDIRGARVLAKLGDSVTTDHISPAGSIKRDGPAGAYLQEHAVKPKDFNSYGSRRGNHEVMMRGTFANIRLRNQLAPGTEGGVTRHLPDGAAMSIYDAAMKYAQEGVPLVVLGGKEYGSGSSRDWAAKGTTLLGVRAVIAESFERIHRSNLVGMGVLPLQFADGENAESLGLTGEEEFEILGVAEPLNAGEAPPRDVTVRAGGTEFRARVRIDTPKEALYFRNGGILPFVLRQLNA, encoded by the coding sequence GTGTCCGACAACTCCTTCGGCGCCCGCGACACCCTTCGCGTGAGCGACCGAGACCTTGAGTACTTCCGCCTCGACGCCCTCCAGTCGCAGTACGACGTCGCCCGCCTGCCGTTCTCGCTGAAGATCCTGCTCGAGAACCTTCTGCGCACCGAGGGCAACGGCTCGGTGACGAAGGAGGACGTCGAGAAGATCGCCCGGTGGGACGCCGGCGCCGAGCCGTCGCAGGAGATCGCGTTCTCGCCAGCGCGCGTGCTGCTGCAGGACTTCACCGGCGTGCCGTGCGTCGTCGACCTCGCCGCGATGCGCGACGCGATGGCCGACCTCGGCGGCGACCCGGCGAAGATCAACCCGCTCGTGCCGGTCGAGCTCGTCATCGACCACTCGGTGCAGGTCGACTCGTTCGGCCTGGCCGACTCGTTCCGCATCAACGCCGAGCGCGAGTTCGAGCGCAACCAGGAGCGCTACGCGTTCCTGCGCTGGGGCCAGCAGGCGTTCGAGAACTTCGCCGCCGTGCCGCCGGACACCGGCATCGTGCACCAGGTCAACATCGAGTACCTCGCCCGTGTCGTCTTCGAGAAGGACGGCGTCGCCTATCCGGACACGCTGGTCGGCACCGACTCGCACACGACGATGGTCAACGGCCTCGGCGTCCTCGGCTGGGGCGTCGGCGGCATCGAGGCGGAGGCCGCGATGCTCGGCCAGCCGATGTCGATGCTGCTGCCGCAGGTCATCGGCTTCAAGCTGTCGGGCGCGCTGCCCGAGGGCGCCACGGCCACCGACCTCGTCCTCACCGTCACGCAGATGCTGCGCGCCAAGGGCGTCGTCGGGCGTTTCGTCGAGTTCTTCGGGCCCGGCGTGAGCGCGCTGCCGATCGCCGACCGCGCGACGATCGGCAACATGTCGCCGGAGTTCGGCTCGACGTGCGCGATCTTCCCGATCGACGCCGAGACGCTGCGCTACCTCGAGTTCACCGGCCGCCCGAAGCAGCAGCTCGAGCTGGTCGAGGCGTACTCCCGCGCGCAGGGCCTGTGGCATGACGAGAGCACCGAGGAGCCGTCCTACACCGACATGGTGGAGCTCGATCTCGGCGAGGTCGTGCCGTCGATCGCGGGGCCCAAGCGCCCGCAGGACCGCGTCGCGCTGACCGAGGCGCAGGAGCGCTTCCGCGAGGCGCTCCTCGAGCATGCACCCGAGGTCATGACGATGGTCGACGAGGCGTCGGCGGAGTCGTTTCCGTCGTCGGACCCGCCGGCGACGAACGGCGGCGGCGACCACGGCGACAGCGCGGCGCCGGCGGGCTCGCCGGCCGGCGGGTCCGGGGTGCCGACGACGCTGGCCGGGCAGAAGGTGCCGGTCCGCCTGGCCGACGGCGTCGAGACCGACCTCGAACACGGCCGCGTCGTCATCGCCGCCATCACCTCGTGCACGAACACGTCGAACCCGTCGGTGATGATCGGCGCCGGCCTGCTCGCCAAGAAGGCGGTCGAGAAGGGCCTGCAGCGCAAGCCGTGGGTCAAGACGTCGCTCGCGCCCGGGTCGAAGGTCGTCACGGAGTACTACGAGCGCTCTGGGCTCAACGAGTACCTCGACGAGCTCGGCTTCAACCTCGTCGGCTACGGCTGTACGACGTGCATCGGCAACTCCGGGCCGCTGCCCGAGGAGATCTCGGCGGCGGTCGACGAGGGCGACCTGGCGGTCGTCTCCGTGCTGTCGGGCAACCGCAACTTCGAGGGGCGCATCAACCCCGACGTGAAGATGAACTACCTCGCGTCGCCGCCGCTCGTGGTCGCCTACGCGCTGGCGGGAACGATGGACATCGACCTCGTCAACGACCCCATCGGACAGGACCGCAACGGCGACGACGTCTTCCTGCGCGACATCTGGCCGAGCGAGCACGAGGTGGCCGAGACGGTGCAGGACGCCGTGCAGGCCGACATGTTCCGCAAGAGCTACGGCGAGGTGTTCGAGGGCGACGAGCGCTGGCGCTCGCTCGAGGTGCCGACCGGCGACCGCTTCGCCTGGGATCCGGACTCGACGTACGTGCGCCGGCCGACGTTCTTCGAGGGGCTGACGCCGGACCCGGCGCCGCTCGACGACATCCGTGGGGCGCGCGTCCTCGCCAAGCTCGGCGACAGCGTCACCACCGACCACATCTCGCCGGCCGGGTCGATCAAGCGCGACGGTCCCGCGGGCGCGTACCTCCAGGAGCACGCCGTCAAGCCGAAGGACTTCAACTCCTACGGCTCACGGCGCGGCAACCACGAGGTGATGATGCGCGGCACGTTCGCGAACATCCGCCTGCGCAACCAGCTGGCGCCGGGGACGGAAGGTGGGGTGACCCGCCACCTGCCGGACGGCGCGGCGATGTCGATCTACGACGCGGCGATGAAGTACGCGCAGGAAGGCGTGCCGCTCGTCGTGCTCGGCGGCAAGGAGTACGGCTCGGGCTCGTCGCGCGACTGGGCGGCGAAGGGCACGACCCTGCTCGGCGTGCGCGCGGTGATCGCCGAGTCCTTCGAGCGCATCCACCGCTCGAACCTCGTCGGCATGGGCGTGCTGCCGCTGCAGTTCGCCGACGGCGAGAACGCCGAGTCGCTCGGCCTCACCGGCGAGGAGGAGTTCGAGATCCTCGGCGTCGCCGAGCCGCTGAACGCGGGCGAGGCGCCGCCGCGCGACGTGACGGTGCGCGCCGGCGGCACCGAGTTCCGGGCCCGCGTGCGGATCGACACGCCCAAGGAGGCGCTCTACTTCCGCAACGGCGGCATCCTGCCGTTCGTGCTGCGCCAGCTCAACGCCTGA
- a CDS encoding response regulator transcription factor — translation MIRVLVVDDHPVVRAGLEAVLRAEPGIVPIGSAVGPKDALALVRRGQPDVVLLDARLGPHDGLDVCRELLTEPSPPAVLVISANVDPELDAAARAAGARGAVDKSTDLHVLFDAIRLASRPAQAA, via the coding sequence ATGATCCGCGTCCTCGTCGTCGATGACCACCCGGTCGTTCGGGCGGGGCTCGAGGCCGTCCTGCGGGCCGAGCCGGGGATCGTGCCGATCGGCTCGGCGGTGGGCCCGAAGGACGCGCTGGCCCTCGTCCGGCGCGGGCAGCCCGACGTCGTCCTGCTCGACGCGCGGCTGGGCCCGCACGACGGCCTGGACGTCTGCCGGGAGCTGCTCACCGAGCCGAGCCCGCCCGCGGTGCTCGTCATCTCGGCGAACGTCGACCCCGAGCTCGACGCCGCGGCGCGCGCCGCGGGGGCGCGCGGGGCGGTCGACAAGTCGACCGACCTGCACGTCCTGTTCGACGCGATCCGGCTGGCCTCCCGGCCCGCGCAGGCCGCCTGA